From the genome of Mycoplasma putrefaciens KS1, one region includes:
- a CDS encoding DUF896 domain-containing protein — translation MSEKIEEMTMQEVVVEINNLAKIKNTRPLIDQESNYRELLKKRYLELFQSSFKEQLLNVKVIDANNNDITPIKIKQLRKVNNNEK, via the coding sequence ATGTCAGAAAAAATTGAAGAGATGACAATGCAAGAAGTAGTTGTTGAAATTAATAACTTAGCAAAAATTAAAAACACAAGACCACTAATTGACCAAGAATCTAACTATCGAGAATTGCTTAAAAAAAGATATTTAGAATTATTTCAAAGTAGTTTTAAAGAGCAACTATTAAATGTAAAAGTTATTGATGCAAATAACAATGATATAACTCCTATAAAAATCAAACAGTTAAGAAAGGTAAATAACAATGAAAAATAA
- the yqeH gene encoding ribosome biogenesis GTPase YqeH, whose translation MKSCLGCGSVLQNQDKLQAGFVENIDHAYCLRCFKIKNYNQLVSNEIAVGEFFDRIQRLVDQADEDLIFYYVLDVFDIEGSRIAEIEKVIKKHTVKLVINKIDLLPKSVKLSKIKNYISKLFANTSLNNADILLVSSKTLNLAEPLFSEIQNNNQYQQYFIGASNVGKSSLINKMLELSNLSPRIVVSNFLNTTLEFICIRLDANTVIYDSAGITRSNSISNLMDQKFLKYCYFKQELKQFSYRLSSNNSIFFAGVAWFDYQSETKTDFHIYVNKNINLHRTQTNNAIDYWKKNHKVLIPHISSQKINTYQFSFTKNDLNQEFDISISGLGWINFVVKEPLNIKIKIPGETKSTLVSLRKPLI comes from the coding sequence ATGAAATCATGCTTGGGATGTGGAAGCGTTTTACAAAATCAAGACAAGTTACAAGCTGGTTTTGTTGAAAATATAGATCACGCTTATTGTTTAAGATGTTTTAAAATTAAAAATTATAATCAATTAGTTTCTAATGAAATTGCTGTAGGTGAGTTTTTTGATCGAATTCAAAGATTAGTCGATCAAGCTGATGAAGATTTAATTTTTTATTATGTTTTAGATGTTTTTGATATTGAAGGCTCAAGAATTGCTGAAATTGAAAAGGTTATTAAAAAGCACACAGTTAAACTGGTAATCAATAAAATAGATTTATTACCAAAATCAGTTAAACTATCAAAAATTAAAAATTATATTTCTAAATTGTTTGCAAACACCAGTCTAAATAATGCTGATATTTTACTAGTTTCATCAAAAACTTTAAACCTAGCTGAGCCATTATTTAGTGAAATACAAAACAATAATCAGTATCAACAATATTTTATAGGTGCTAGTAATGTTGGAAAATCTAGTTTAATTAATAAAATGCTAGAATTAAGTAATTTATCTCCAAGGATTGTTGTTTCTAACTTTTTGAATACAACTTTAGAATTTATTTGTATTAGATTAGATGCAAATACTGTTATTTATGATAGTGCTGGAATAACTAGATCAAATAGCATTTCAAATTTAATGGATCAAAAATTTTTAAAGTATTGTTATTTTAAACAAGAGTTAAAACAATTTAGCTATAGATTAAGTTCTAATAATAGTATCTTTTTTGCTGGAGTAGCTTGGTTTGACTATCAATCAGAAACTAAAACTGATTTTCACATTTATGTTAATAAAAACATCAATTTACATAGAACTCAAACAAATAATGCAATAGATTATTGAAAAAAGAACCATAAAGTACTAATTCCACATATTTCTAGTCAGAAAATTAATACATATCAATTTAGTTTTACAAAAAATGATCTTAATCAAGAATTTGATATTTCAATTTCAGGACTAGGATGAATTAATTTTGTTGTTAAAGAACCTTTAAATATCAAAATAAAGATTCCCGGTGAGACAAAATCAACTTTAGTCTCTTTAAGAAAACCATTAATTTAA
- the ruvB gene encoding Holliday junction branch migration DNA helicase RuvB: protein MFRPETWDEYIGQDHIISNLKIFLASAKKQNKVVDHIFLYGPSGYGKTSLAFLLSKQLKTQIRILNGPSLQKSSDIISVLTSIKEKDIIFIDEIHAVNKEILEIIYPALEENKLNIIIGKDYNSKVVNIELPKFTMIVATTEINKIPSPLLNRFPISFTLEEYDLKDMSKIVELYCKKLNLKLEECLYSYIANHCRQTPRIAINLIKRINDHIVVDNPKTIDINYIDNVFNKLGIFKLGLTVTEIKYLKIISKNKVMGLENISHLLNTTPMIISNNIEPFLIRQNLIIRTFKGREITLKGYEYIKDVECF, encoded by the coding sequence ATGTTTAGACCTGAAACTTGAGATGAATATATTGGTCAAGATCATATTATTAGTAATTTAAAAATATTTTTAGCTTCAGCTAAAAAACAAAACAAAGTTGTCGATCACATCTTTTTATATGGACCTAGTGGTTATGGTAAAACTAGTCTAGCTTTTTTATTATCAAAACAATTAAAAACACAAATTAGAATTTTAAATGGTCCTAGTCTTCAAAAAAGTAGTGACATTATTTCAGTACTAACTAGTATTAAAGAAAAAGATATAATTTTTATTGATGAAATTCATGCAGTAAATAAAGAAATTTTAGAAATCATTTATCCTGCTTTAGAAGAAAATAAATTAAATATTATTATTGGAAAAGATTATAATTCTAAGGTTGTAAATATTGAACTACCTAAATTTACAATGATTGTTGCAACTACTGAAATTAATAAAATACCAAGTCCTTTATTAAATAGGTTTCCAATTAGTTTTACACTTGAAGAATATGATTTAAAAGATATGAGCAAAATTGTTGAACTTTATTGTAAGAAATTGAATTTAAAGTTAGAAGAGTGCTTATATAGTTATATTGCAAATCACTGTAGACAAACTCCAAGAATTGCAATTAACTTAATTAAAAGAATTAATGATCATATTGTTGTTGATAATCCTAAAACAATTGATATTAATTATATAGATAATGTTTTTAATAAATTAGGAATCTTTAAATTAGGTTTAACAGTTACAGAAATTAAATATTTAAAAATCATATCTAAAAATAAAGTAATGGGTCTTGAAAATATTTCTCATCTTTTAAATACAACTCCAATGATAATTTCAAATAATATTGAGCCGTTTTTAATTAGACAAAATTTAATTATCAGAACATTTAAGGGAAGAGAAATTACTTTAAAAGGTTATGAATATATCAAGGATGTAGAATGTTTTTAA
- the ruvA gene encoding Holliday junction branch migration protein RuvA codes for MKEYIIAKLEKIDQNYLYLLKDDVCYKFYYSKNDAKQLKLNDQLKLYISTIWIENEIKDFAFVNQDNRDLFEILIKINTIGQKTVLKILDNYSYQELIEIFRIGDIDKILKIKGIGAYTAKLIINAIQKALFNNQLSEKKQKVLISLEKLGYKTKDIYKVIINADNKLNTDQLTKYVLLNINNV; via the coding sequence ATGAAAGAATACATAATAGCTAAACTAGAAAAAATTGATCAGAATTATTTATATTTATTAAAAGATGATGTTTGTTATAAATTTTATTATTCTAAAAATGATGCAAAGCAATTAAAGTTAAACGACCAACTTAAGTTGTATATTTCAACTATCTGAATCGAAAATGAAATTAAGGACTTTGCTTTTGTAAATCAAGATAATCGTGATCTGTTTGAGATTTTGATAAAAATTAATACAATAGGTCAAAAAACAGTTTTAAAGATTTTAGATAATTATAGTTATCAAGAGTTAATTGAAATTTTTAGAATAGGTGATATTGATAAGATTTTAAAAATTAAAGGGATTGGAGCATACACTGCAAAACTAATTATTAATGCAATTCAAAAAGCACTATTTAATAATCAGTTAAGTGAGAAAAAACAAAAAGTCTTAATTAGTTTAGAAAAATTAGGATATAAAACTAAAGATATTTACAAAGTTATTATTAATGCTGATAATAAATTAAACACTGACCAATTAACTAAATATGTTCTTTTAAATATTAACAATGTTTAG
- the rpsU gene encoding 30S ribosomal protein S21, translating into MASVIVHDGETIEKALKRFQKVASSNKAEARKREYHLSKKEKRIYKQKQNRKFK; encoded by the coding sequence ATGGCAAGTGTTATTGTACACGATGGAGAAACAATCGAAAAAGCATTAAAACGCTTCCAAAAAGTGGCTTCTTCTAATAAAGCTGAAGCAAGAAAACGTGAATATCACTTAAGTAAAAAAGAAAAAAGAATTTACAAACAAAAACAAAACCGTAAATTCAAATAA
- a CDS encoding MFS transporter translates to MNYKSYKFLKYLATLSSVIFSIAILIAFIQQTRTDKLFTSLTAFITLEIILIVLGIISFITYLIIRLKLRNKTEYQNTKKDNIYLITSFILYIVVIVLVISYFLISLTVNNQNILKILFYVFMPLSVILAIIASISETLSRLNEQLLLYKKEYQRIQAQENKKQAKIVKKKASDQSQVSLDDPNNPFND, encoded by the coding sequence ATGAACTATAAATCATATAAGTTTTTAAAATATCTAGCAACTCTTTCTAGTGTTATCTTTTCAATAGCCATTTTAATTGCTTTTATCCAACAAACTAGAACTGATAAACTATTTACTAGTCTAACTGCTTTTATAACTTTAGAAATTATTTTAATAGTCCTTGGAATTATATCTTTTATTACATATCTGATTATTAGATTGAAACTAAGAAATAAAACAGAGTATCAAAATACTAAAAAAGATAATATTTATTTAATAACTAGTTTTATTTTATATATAGTTGTAATCGTACTTGTAATTAGTTATTTTTTGATTAGCTTAACAGTTAATAATCAGAACATTTTAAAAATACTATTTTATGTATTTATGCCTTTGAGCGTTATTCTTGCAATCATAGCTTCTATTAGTGAAACATTGTCTAGATTAAATGAGCAATTATTGTTATATAAAAAAGAGTATCAAAGAATTCAAGCCCAAGAAAATAAAAAGCAAGCTAAAATTGTTAAAAAAAAGGCTTCTGATCAATCTCAAGTTTCACTTGATGATCCCAACAATCCTTTTAATGACTAA
- a CDS encoding AAA family ATPase, translated as MEKIITIRGYIIKFLYLSDNWALAIFASEDNAKKTIKIKGPISLMKPKVLYELNGFVITHPKYGSSFEVSSFVLANIDTQQQIINFLKSDVFPGIGNLTAKKIAEHYSSDFIKEILEDREKFFSIKGINKFKLEHIYQIIYDIEQNNSLTSEFINHQLNLKILKKLQQHITDQKKIVDILSNNFFDFAFKFNLGKIEDIDKIWLHFSKKPNDIARIAYWTLHACNQILFSTGDSYTDQKTLVKRLETLIDFDVSENKEILLNSLVFSKEHELLIFKDNRVYTNTSYYDEQHISEMLMYHQKNTLNNKSNLSDQQLDKFIREIEQKISVTSNIKDFKYDRSQIDALKAFATNNITIITGGPGTGKTTIIQAIVKLFQKIFKSSKFSVSAPTGRAAGKIRESFTGSEATTIHKLLQYDGDEDRFFINKENPLNFDLLIVDECSMIDNRLFSQFLLSSINAKKIVLVGDPDQLPSVSYGNAFADIIKSNKIKAINLNQIHRQSKNNGIIQLAYMIKNDNFDLNKINDFNNVEFIFDQNKDYCLEQIKKYYQKDLNFINPYSIQIICPMYAGTFGIDNLNDFIQSTFNLNSFNEQKVYQRLKTKYVVNDKIMYLKNDSKLNISNGDVGIIKAINKKQNKFLSAIVNFNNIELEFTNQNFEDLTLSYACSVHKTQGSEYDTVILVLDSNHFNQFIDKKLLYTAVTRAKKHLIIIAKQEFFLSGIKKQAKPRNTTLQETIIQMFDN; from the coding sequence ATGGAAAAAATAATCACAATCAGAGGATATATTATTAAATTTTTATATTTATCTGATAATTGGGCATTAGCTATTTTCGCTAGCGAAGATAATGCTAAAAAAACCATAAAAATTAAAGGTCCAATTAGTTTAATGAAACCAAAAGTTCTATATGAGCTAAACGGATTTGTAATTACTCATCCAAAGTATGGATCTAGTTTTGAAGTTTCTAGTTTTGTATTGGCAAATATTGATACTCAACAACAAATTATTAATTTTTTAAAATCTGATGTTTTTCCTGGGATTGGAAATTTGACTGCTAAAAAGATTGCCGAACATTATTCAAGTGATTTTATAAAAGAAATACTAGAAGATAGAGAAAAATTTTTCTCAATTAAAGGAATTAATAAATTTAAATTAGAACATATTTATCAAATCATTTATGATATTGAACAAAATAATTCTTTGACATCTGAGTTTATTAATCATCAATTAAATTTGAAAATTCTAAAAAAACTACAACAACATATAACTGATCAAAAAAAAATAGTTGATATATTATCTAACAACTTTTTTGATTTTGCTTTTAAATTTAATTTGGGAAAAATTGAAGATATTGATAAAATCTGGTTGCATTTTTCTAAAAAACCAAATGATATAGCAAGAATTGCTTATTGAACTTTACACGCGTGTAATCAAATTTTGTTTTCAACAGGAGATAGTTATACTGATCAAAAAACATTAGTCAAGAGACTTGAAACATTAATCGATTTTGATGTGAGTGAAAATAAAGAAATTTTATTAAATAGTTTGGTGTTTAGCAAAGAACATGAACTATTAATTTTTAAAGATAATAGGGTTTATACAAACACTTCATATTATGATGAACAACATATTAGTGAAATGTTAATGTATCATCAAAAAAATACTTTAAATAATAAAAGTAATCTTTCTGATCAACAATTAGATAAATTCATTCGAGAAATTGAACAAAAAATTAGTGTTACTAGCAATATCAAAGATTTTAAATATGACCGATCTCAAATTGATGCTTTAAAAGCTTTTGCAACTAATAATATTACAATTATTACAGGTGGTCCTGGAACTGGTAAAACAACAATCATTCAAGCAATTGTTAAGTTGTTTCAAAAAATCTTTAAATCATCTAAATTTTCAGTTTCAGCACCAACTGGTCGTGCAGCTGGAAAAATTAGAGAAAGTTTTACTGGTTCAGAAGCTACCACTATTCATAAACTATTACAATATGATGGTGATGAAGATCGATTTTTTATAAATAAAGAAAATCCTTTAAATTTTGATTTATTAATTGTTGATGAATGTTCAATGATTGATAATAGGTTGTTTAGTCAGTTTTTATTATCTAGTATTAATGCTAAAAAAATTGTTTTAGTTGGAGATCCAGATCAATTACCAAGTGTTAGTTATGGAAATGCTTTTGCTGATATTATCAAATCAAATAAAATTAAAGCGATTAATTTAAATCAAATTCATCGCCAAAGCAAAAATAATGGAATTATCCAATTAGCATATATGATTAAAAATGATAATTTTGATCTTAATAAAATTAATGATTTTAATAATGTGGAATTTATTTTTGATCAGAATAAAGACTATTGTCTAGAACAAATTAAAAAATATTATCAAAAAGATCTAAATTTTATCAACCCTTATAGCATTCAAATTATTTGTCCAATGTATGCAGGAACTTTTGGAATTGATAATTTGAATGATTTTATCCAGTCAACATTTAATTTGAATTCATTTAATGAGCAAAAAGTCTATCAAAGATTAAAAACCAAATATGTTGTTAATGACAAAATAATGTATTTAAAAAATGATAGTAAATTAAATATTTCAAATGGAGATGTTGGAATTATAAAAGCAATTAATAAAAAGCAGAATAAATTTCTTAGTGCTATAGTTAATTTTAATAATATCGAACTAGAGTTTACTAACCAAAATTTTGAAGATCTAACATTAAGTTATGCATGTAGTGTTCATAAAACCCAAGGTAGTGAATATGATACAGTTATTTTAGTTTTAGATTCTAACCATTTTAACCAATTTATCGATAAAAAACTGTTATATACAGCAGTTACAAGAGCTAAAAAACATTTAATCATAATCGCAAAACAAGAATTTTTTTTAAGTGGCATTAAAAAACAAGCAAAACCAAGAAATACAACTTTACAAGAAACAATTATTCAAATGTTTGATAACTAA
- a CDS encoding DxFTY motif-containing membrane protein — protein sequence MQTKEKQKLIEQIRFNQSRTPIWISILVQLTTVVSLFLVVLFLFGGDFQQYSWNYYDRLGKLAYLYLALICIAYLIIVVFINWILILLKVQKADAFSYCLGLAMVCVSIIYTGDLMYHWKVAVAVKSAVRFLIAIVSAVFGVIIGTLLSLLQRNKEYQIQQENEAILLAYQNHQIVPSKKQLRAIKRLKYQKQKEQEQLELIEFKNKLYKDELD from the coding sequence ATGCAAACAAAAGAAAAACAAAAGTTAATTGAACAAATAAGATTTAATCAGTCAAGAACACCTATTTGAATAAGTATCTTAGTGCAACTAACAACAGTTGTTAGTTTATTTTTAGTTGTGTTATTTTTATTTGGTGGAGATTTTCAACAATATAGCTGAAATTATTATGATAGACTAGGAAAATTAGCTTATTTATATTTAGCTTTAATTTGTATAGCTTATTTAATAATAGTTGTTTTTATCAATTGAATATTAATACTTTTAAAAGTTCAAAAAGCCGATGCTTTTAGTTATTGTTTAGGATTAGCAATGGTTTGTGTTTCAATTATTTATACTGGAGATCTAATGTATCATTGAAAAGTAGCAGTGGCAGTTAAATCGGCAGTTAGATTTTTAATAGCGATAGTTTCTGCTGTTTTTGGAGTTATTATTGGTACATTGTTAAGTTTATTACAAAGAAATAAAGAATATCAAATTCAACAAGAAAATGAAGCAATTTTATTAGCATATCAAAATCATCAAATAGTTCCAAGTAAAAAACAGTTACGAGCTATTAAAAGATTAAAATATCAAAAACAAAAAGAACAAGAGCAATTAGAACTGATCGAATTTAAAAATAAGTTGTATAAAGATGAATTAGACTAG
- a CDS encoding DUF3800 domain-containing protein, with protein sequence MRRYIHFFIDESGNAKSDFFVVGGFYLQSDDPSEIESAKYKIASNITKTEKSIKKYRFLNEKDLINYYSRNNTSSHNDKEVKWNNMSYQNKNYLIDKLKNNQQHNFVIASNLKKWQADFININAIYNMMVFFSLERILQNLANNHKLQANDQITVKIYIDQRKDIPKVKDKNAKNKMFKLYGLEDYLDTCFYNQTKFKNLNITVNQLNSISSPVIRYCDYFVGCVSSTFSLFNGSKKQWFSNSDYLLDKFVKKIDSRCFSTLKKQQKSMKKVFEIFENYS encoded by the coding sequence ATGAGACGTTATATTCATTTTTTTATTGATGAAAGCGGAAACGCAAAGTCGGATTTTTTTGTGGTTGGTGGTTTTTATTTACAAAGTGATGATCCTAGTGAAATTGAATCAGCAAAATACAAAATTGCTTCAAATATTACTAAAACAGAAAAATCAATTAAAAAATATCGCTTTTTAAATGAAAAAGATTTGATCAATTACTATAGCAGAAATAACACTTCATCACATAACGACAAAGAAGTTAAATGAAATAATATGTCTTATCAAAACAAAAATTATCTAATTGATAAATTAAAAAATAATCAGCAACATAATTTTGTTATAGCTTCGAATCTTAAAAAGTGACAAGCAGATTTTATTAATATCAATGCCATATATAATATGATGGTATTTTTTTCACTAGAACGAATTTTACAAAATCTTGCAAACAATCATAAACTGCAAGCAAACGATCAGATAACAGTCAAAATCTATATAGATCAAAGAAAAGACATACCTAAAGTTAAAGATAAAAATGCAAAAAATAAAATGTTTAAACTTTATGGTCTTGAAGATTATTTAGATACTTGTTTTTATAATCAAACCAAGTTTAAGAATTTAAACATAACAGTCAATCAACTGAATTCTATATCTAGTCCAGTAATAAGATATTGTGATTATTTCGTAGGTTGTGTGTCATCAACTTTTAGCTTATTTAATGGTTCTAAAAAACAGTGATTTTCTAACTCTGATTATCTATTAGACAAATTTGTTAAAAAAATTGATTCAAGATGTTTTAGTACACTTAAAAAGCAACAAAAAAGCATGAAAAAAGTCTTTGAAATATTTGAAAATTATAGCTAA
- the rpsO gene encoding 30S ribosomal protein S15, with product MISKEEKAALIKEFGGSEKNTGAPEVQIAILTKEISNMTEHLKVHKKDVPTRRSLLKKVAQRRHFLNYLVRKDVNRYKDVIEKLGIRK from the coding sequence ATGATATCAAAAGAAGAAAAAGCAGCTTTAATTAAAGAATTTGGTGGATCAGAAAAAAACACTGGAGCACCTGAAGTACAAATTGCGATTTTAACTAAAGAAATTTCAAATATGACAGAACACTTAAAAGTTCACAAAAAAGATGTTCCAACAAGAAGAAGTCTATTAAAAAAAGTTGCTCAAAGAAGACACTTTTTAAATTATTTAGTTAGAAAAGATGTTAATAGATACAAAGATGTTATTGAAAAATTAGGAATCAGAAAATAA
- a CDS encoding FAD synthetase produces MQYFETAFSEITPISNDKKSIVTIGNFDGFHIYHQKIIRQVLKIAQEQNLNSIIISFDKKIKNFVQHKSYQPISSKFQKLDYINNNLKQLDYFYNIKVNQELILTTKQEFVEVLKTKLNVIKIIEGEDFKFGYHAEGDINYLIQEFGSDNVIVEKRDNDVSSTNIKKLLENNQNQQAQKLLGINLKK; encoded by the coding sequence ATGCAATATTTTGAAACAGCATTTAGTGAAATTACTCCTATTAGTAATGATAAAAAATCAATTGTTACAATTGGTAATTTTGATGGATTTCATATTTATCATCAAAAAATTATCCGACAAGTTTTAAAAATAGCTCAAGAACAAAATTTAAATAGTATTATTATTAGTTTTGACAAAAAAATTAAAAACTTTGTGCAACACAAATCATATCAACCAATTTCATCTAAATTTCAAAAACTAGATTATATAAATAATAATCTTAAACAATTAGATTATTTTTATAATATCAAAGTAAATCAAGAATTAATTCTAACTACAAAACAAGAGTTTGTCGAAGTTTTAAAAACTAAATTAAATGTGATAAAAATTATTGAAGGTGAAGATTTTAAGTTTGGGTATCATGCTGAAGGTGATATAAATTATTTGATTCAAGAATTTGGTTCAGATAATGTGATTGTCGAAAAAAGAGATAATGATGTTTCATCAACAAACATTAAAAAATTACTAGAAAATAATCAAAATCAGCAAGCTCAAAAATTATTAGGCATTAATTTAAAAAAGTAG
- the truB gene encoding tRNA pseudouridine(55) synthase TruB, whose translation MKQNSGIFIVDKPKNISTNKLIQKIKQKLNIKKIGHCGTLDPLATGVVICLVNSATKISDYLLNDAKKYLVTLKLFAQTDTFDAEGEVIQTSQVFLISLEKLNLVINKYNNYTYKQTPPIYSAIKVNGKKLYQYALADQKVDLQPRTVTIYSTKLLNYDQQNHELTLDVYCSKGTYIRSLAVDIARDLNTISYVKNLRRTQSGKFVISNAKLVNELSWDDLISIADTIKTTNYPIVYYDDFLSVKQGKKIELKNIDSDTVFISDDQNNLIACYQRFEGDIFKSKRGGLDI comes from the coding sequence ATGAAGCAAAATTCAGGAATTTTTATCGTTGATAAACCTAAAAACATAAGTACAAATAAACTTATTCAAAAGATCAAACAGAAATTAAATATCAAAAAAATTGGTCATTGTGGAACTTTAGACCCCTTAGCAACTGGAGTTGTGATTTGTCTAGTTAATAGTGCAACTAAAATTAGTGATTATTTATTAAATGATGCTAAAAAATACCTTGTGACTTTGAAACTATTTGCTCAAACCGATACTTTTGATGCTGAAGGAGAAGTTATTCAAACTAGTCAAGTTTTTCTAATAAGTTTAGAAAAACTAAACTTAGTTATAAATAAATATAATAATTACACTTACAAACAAACTCCACCAATCTATTCAGCTATTAAAGTTAATGGCAAGAAGTTATATCAGTATGCTTTAGCAGATCAAAAAGTTGACTTACAACCAAGAACAGTTACTATTTATAGTACAAAATTACTAAACTATGATCAGCAAAACCATGAACTAACTTTAGATGTTTATTGTTCTAAAGGAACCTATATTAGAAGTTTAGCTGTTGACATTGCCAGAGATTTAAACACAATAAGTTATGTTAAAAATCTAAGAAGAACCCAGTCAGGAAAATTTGTTATAAGTAATGCCAAACTAGTTAACGAACTTAGCTGAGACGATTTAATCTCAATAGCTGACACGATCAAAACTACTAATTATCCAATTGTTTATTATGATGATTTTTTAAGTGTTAAACAAGGTAAAAAAATTGAATTAAAAAATATTGATTCAGATACTGTTTTTATAAGTGATGATCAAAATAACTTAATTGCTTGTTATCAAAGATTTGAAGGTGACATTTTTAAATCTAAACGAGGAGGATTGGATATTTAA
- the rbfA gene encoding 30S ribosome-binding factor RbfA — protein MSSLKFQKRKESLMMRELNLILQKELQNLVLKTVSVVEVRLSADATHAKIFYTFLPVNQDITREKVSQELENESKKIRMILASKLDWRNVPTLFFEYDKSLEHANRINEILAEENSK, from the coding sequence ATGTCAAGTTTAAAATTTCAAAAAAGAAAAGAATCTTTGATGATGCGAGAGCTGAACTTAATTTTACAAAAAGAACTACAAAACTTAGTTTTAAAAACAGTTTCAGTAGTAGAAGTTAGACTATCAGCTGATGCCACTCACGCTAAAATCTTTTACACATTCTTACCAGTTAATCAAGATATTACTAGAGAAAAAGTTAGTCAAGAACTAGAAAATGAATCAAAAAAAATTAGAATGATTTTAGCTTCAAAACTAGATTGACGAAATGTTCCTACACTATTTTTTGAATATGACAAAAGTTTAGAGCATGCTAATCGTATTAACGAAATTTTAGCTGAAGAAAATTCAAAATAA